Within Kutzneria chonburiensis, the genomic segment ACGAGACTTTCTGCCGGCTGTGGGTGCTCTACTTCGCCTATTTCGAGGCCGGATTCCGCTCCCGGTACTGCGATGTGTGGCAGGTCGGCATCCGCAAGAATGCGTCACCGTGACAGATCAAGGTGGTATGTCTCGCCGACCACGTCGACGCCGAACCGCCGTTCCGGCTGCTCGCCGACGAGGGCGAAACCGCGCCGCAGATAGACCTGGCGGGCCGCCTCCTGCCAGTTCGTCGTCCACAGCCGCAGCCGCTTGAAGCCCTGTGCCCGGGCGTGTTCCACGCAGGTGTCGACCAGCCGGCCGCCGATGCCGTGACCGCGGCCGTCCGGGTGCACGAGCAGGATCCGCAGCACCGCGTCGCCGTCGTCGCCGGCCATGCAGGACACGCACCCGACCCGCTGCCCGTCCAGCTCCGCGATCCACACCGCGTCGCGCACCGGGTCGAGTTCGCCGACGATCCCGGCCACCAGCCGTTCGAAGCTGGCGTCCCAGCCCAGCTCACGGGCGTAGAGCTCGCCGTGCGCCTGCACGATCCAGCCCAGATCACCCGGTTGGTCCGCAGTTCTGATCAGCATGGCCGCCTCCACTGAAACGAGTGTTTCAGTAGGATAGCTCTCATGTCCGACCGCCGCGACGACCTCCTGCGCCAGGCCTACGACTACGCCCTGGAGCACGGCCTGGCCGATTTGTCCCTGCGTCCGCTGGCCACCGCCATCGGTTCCAGCCCGCGGGTGCTGCTGTTCCTGTTCGGCAGCAAGGACGGCCTGGTCCGCGAGCTGCTGGCCCGTGCCCGTGCCGACCAGCTGGAACTGCTCGCCCAGACCGGCGGCCGCAGCCTTCCCGAGGTCGCCGCCGCTGTCTGGTCCTGGCTGGCCGCGCCCGAGCACCGGGCCCTGCTCACCCTGTGGCTGGAGGGCTACGGCCGGTCCCTCGTCGTCCCCGACGGTCCGTGGGCCGAGTTCGCCCGCACCACGGTCGAGGACTGGCTCAAGGTGTTGGCCGACGCCCAGCCCGACCCCGCCACGCCGGCCGCCGAAGCCCAGCGCACCCTCGTGCTGGCCGTCCTGCGCGGCGCGTTGCTCGATCTCCTCGCCACCGGCGACGTGGAGCGGACCACCGCCGCGGTTCGGACGGTCATGGCCGAATATGGCCAGACCTGAGCCGCCGGTCCGGCGATGCTGGTCGGTGTGAATCCGCTTCGTGAACTGCCGAAACCCCTGGTGCTGCCCAATGCCTGGGACCCGCCGTCGGCCGCCGCGATCCAGGCCGCCGGGGCGAAGGCGATCGCCACCACCAGCGGCGGCGTCGCCTGGTCGCGGGGTGTGCCCGACGCGGGCGGCCTGACCCGCACGGTGGCGCTGGAGGCGCTGCGCCGGATCGTGCGGGCCGTGACGGTGCCGGTGACCGCCGACATCGAGGGCGGCTACGGCGACACGCCCGAGGAGGTCGCCTG encodes:
- a CDS encoding GNAT family N-acetyltransferase, whose amino-acid sequence is MLIRTADQPGDLGWIVQAHGELYARELGWDASFERLVAGIVGELDPVRDAVWIAELDGQRVGCVSCMAGDDGDAVLRILLVHPDGRGHGIGGRLVDTCVEHARAQGFKRLRLWTTNWQEAARQVYLRRGFALVGEQPERRFGVDVVGETYHLDLSR
- a CDS encoding TetR/AcrR family transcriptional regulator; the protein is MSDRRDDLLRQAYDYALEHGLADLSLRPLATAIGSSPRVLLFLFGSKDGLVRELLARARADQLELLAQTGGRSLPEVAAAVWSWLAAPEHRALLTLWLEGYGRSLVVPDGPWAEFARTTVEDWLKVLADAQPDPATPAAEAQRTLVLAVLRGALLDLLATGDVERTTAAVRTVMAEYGQT